In Burkholderia cenocepacia, the following are encoded in one genomic region:
- a CDS encoding ParB/RepB/Spo0J family partition protein, whose product MATFRKKAVAVERVAAVEDAASSAPIVGDPRMAPSLATISQLRGGEVGSSQGATMYEIGQTYEVPIGKIKSNSVNPRAIYTASAVSEMAESLTARGQGQSASAYVDEAGDIVLIDGERRLRGARAAGLPTLRVEIRPKPASERELYEEARAANVERKDQSPLDDALKWKELLSRKIYPTQVALAKALNLGEDHVSRTLSLAQLPSRIVQAAAEYPELLSLKMLNAIREFWEVKGEEETLELVFDAAKTGIGYRDVAARRKAAAKGTVKRPRSTREQLSFRGAKGEFKSFEEDGRIELKLKGLAPDVAAEISEKILALFPKE is encoded by the coding sequence ATGGCTACATTTCGGAAAAAAGCGGTAGCGGTCGAGAGGGTTGCCGCAGTGGAGGATGCAGCTTCGTCGGCTCCGATCGTCGGCGATCCGCGCATGGCGCCGTCGTTGGCGACTATCTCGCAGCTTAGGGGCGGAGAGGTTGGCTCGAGCCAAGGTGCCACGATGTACGAAATTGGGCAGACATATGAAGTTCCAATTGGCAAAATTAAATCAAATTCTGTCAATCCGAGAGCCATCTATACAGCTTCTGCTGTATCCGAGATGGCAGAGTCCCTAACGGCCCGCGGGCAAGGCCAATCGGCGAGCGCGTATGTCGATGAAGCAGGCGACATCGTGCTCATTGACGGAGAGAGGCGCCTTCGTGGTGCTCGAGCGGCCGGGCTGCCGACGTTGCGGGTAGAGATTCGTCCTAAACCAGCAAGTGAGCGGGAACTGTATGAGGAAGCGCGCGCTGCCAACGTGGAGCGTAAGGATCAAAGCCCGCTCGATGACGCGCTCAAGTGGAAAGAGCTGCTTTCGCGGAAGATTTATCCGACACAAGTGGCTTTGGCCAAAGCGCTCAATCTCGGGGAAGACCATGTAAGTCGGACTCTGTCGCTCGCTCAACTGCCAAGCAGGATTGTTCAAGCCGCCGCCGAGTATCCGGAACTTCTCTCTCTCAAAATGCTGAACGCAATTCGGGAGTTCTGGGAAGTGAAAGGGGAAGAGGAGACCCTCGAACTCGTCTTCGATGCTGCTAAGACCGGGATCGGGTACCGCGACGTCGCCGCTCGCAGAAAGGCTGCGGCAAAAGGGACGGTTAAGCGGCCGCGGTCTACGCGCGAGCAACTGTCGTTCCGTGGGGCAAAGGGAGAGTTCAAGTCGTTCGAGGAGGATGGCCGGATCGAGTTGAAGCTGAAGGGTTTGGCTCCGGACGTCGCGGCAGAGATCAGCGAAAAAATCTTGGCCCTTTTTCCAAAGGAATAG
- a CDS encoding AAA family ATPase translates to MVITIGAEKGGVAKTRLATHIAALAAAEDVDVVLLDTDKQGSAMSWSRIRNEEGVTPAIPVLALPANPARELANLANKYTLVVVDIGAQNYRTMLECALLSDLVLVPCGPDQQEVESTLNVFATLKDMGPRHESGEIPAYVVLTRVSPVEGSKATAELRAYLKSEDIRLFDSQIPQREAWRATGKTGRAVHELKGRDRSKKAIDEMEAVYREIIERINGAEVE, encoded by the coding sequence ATGGTCATAACGATTGGGGCGGAAAAAGGAGGTGTTGCTAAGACGCGGTTAGCAACGCACATTGCAGCCCTGGCTGCCGCGGAAGACGTGGATGTCGTTCTTCTGGATACTGATAAGCAGGGGTCTGCGATGAGTTGGTCGCGAATTCGAAACGAGGAGGGCGTTACACCTGCCATTCCAGTGCTCGCTCTCCCGGCTAATCCGGCCCGGGAACTGGCAAACCTTGCCAACAAGTACACCCTCGTCGTGGTTGACATCGGCGCGCAGAACTATCGGACGATGCTCGAATGCGCACTGTTATCCGATCTCGTGCTGGTCCCCTGCGGGCCTGATCAACAAGAAGTGGAGTCGACCCTGAATGTCTTCGCGACCCTTAAAGACATGGGGCCGCGGCACGAAAGCGGTGAGATTCCAGCATACGTGGTGCTCACTCGGGTGTCGCCGGTAGAAGGATCGAAGGCGACTGCGGAATTGCGGGCATATTTGAAAAGCGAAGACATTCGACTTTTCGATTCCCAGATTCCGCAGAGAGAAGCTTGGCGTGCGACCGGCAAGACCGGCAGGGCCGTTCATGAGCTGAAGGGCCGTGATCGGTCGAAGAAGGCGATCGATGAGATGGAGGCGGTCTATCGGGAAATCATTGAGCGGATCAACGGGGCGGAGGTCGAATAA